The Paenibacillus sp. FSL R7-0204 genome includes a region encoding these proteins:
- a CDS encoding ABC transporter substrate-binding protein produces MLKRFMALSASLLLVGGLLAGCGGNNTNNTANNTGGTAGAGNTPTDSAKPVTINMFTASPEYTDAFNAYIAEYKKVKPNVTINLEIMQADYNTVLKSKIAAGSTPDVFQTTAGGDIDTFAEYSADLTNEPLAAAMTDAVRSNMSSTDGKVLGLPVKGNLFVLMYNKKLLADAGITEVPKTTAEMDDAITKLEAKGITPFANAYKEWWVWKHIFQHFVDAAATDAGTDAKTLVADFIAGKTTFKDHPVLSDNFFSFIDTTVKHGTDKPLERDSNAEVSDFALGKTAFMTGKGAWDEEAIKKITPDFDLGIAGYPVSDKPEQSQIITGADQALRINKDSAVAAETIEFFNWLYTSDYGKSWFSNVAKVIPPIKDAPMPDLQMPKEMEEILKTEKSGDLSVNYSLDTFHQKFGELMQAYIGGSKTKDQAIDEIQKAWIQFGSAE; encoded by the coding sequence ATGTTAAAACGATTCATGGCATTATCTGCGAGTCTGCTGCTGGTGGGCGGACTGCTGGCCGGTTGCGGTGGAAATAACACCAATAATACCGCTAACAACACAGGTGGAACAGCCGGAGCAGGCAATACACCAACGGATTCCGCCAAGCCCGTCACCATTAATATGTTCACCGCCTCTCCCGAATACACAGATGCTTTCAATGCTTATATTGCGGAATACAAGAAGGTGAAGCCGAATGTTACGATCAATCTGGAAATCATGCAAGCAGACTACAATACGGTGCTGAAATCCAAAATTGCCGCCGGCAGCACACCGGATGTGTTCCAGACCACGGCGGGCGGGGATATCGATACTTTTGCCGAATACAGCGCTGACTTGACCAATGAGCCGCTGGCCGCAGCGATGACGGATGCCGTCCGCTCCAACATGAGCTCTACCGATGGCAAAGTCCTCGGACTGCCGGTGAAGGGCAACCTGTTCGTCCTGATGTACAACAAGAAGCTGCTGGCGGATGCCGGCATCACGGAAGTGCCTAAGACTACTGCTGAAATGGATGATGCGATCACCAAGCTTGAAGCCAAGGGCATCACACCCTTCGCCAACGCCTATAAAGAGTGGTGGGTATGGAAGCATATCTTCCAGCACTTCGTAGACGCTGCCGCGACCGATGCCGGAACCGATGCAAAGACGCTCGTAGCAGACTTCATCGCCGGGAAGACGACCTTCAAGGATCATCCGGTGCTGAGCGATAACTTCTTCAGCTTCATTGATACAACCGTTAAGCACGGAACAGACAAGCCGCTTGAACGTGACAGCAATGCAGAGGTCAGTGATTTCGCCCTGGGCAAAACAGCATTCATGACCGGTAAAGGCGCATGGGATGAAGAAGCGATTAAGAAAATCACCCCTGACTTTGACCTCGGCATCGCCGGGTACCCTGTCAGTGACAAACCGGAACAATCCCAAATTATCACCGGTGCCGACCAGGCACTGCGGATCAATAAGGATTCTGCGGTAGCAGCGGAAACGATTGAGTTCTTCAACTGGCTCTATACTTCCGATTACGGGAAGAGCTGGTTCTCTAACGTAGCGAAGGTCATTCCTCCAATCAAGGATGCCCCGATGCCTGACCTGCAGATGCCTAAGGAAATGGAAGAAATCCTGAAGACGGAGAAATCCGGCGACCTCTCGGTGAACTACTCCCTGGATACGTTCCACCAGAAATTCGGGGAGCTTATGCAGGCTTATATCGGCGGCAGCAAGACGAAGGATCAGGCGATTGATGAAATTCAGAAGGCTTGGATTCAATTCGGGTCTGCGGAATAA
- a CDS encoding response regulator transcription factor: protein MYRVLIIDDEEPLREAIHILGDWEGLGVSEVREAMDGKAGLELLRRERFDLVLVDMKMPELSGAELLQIAEQEFPELLLIVISGYNDFEYTRQAIRSKVVDYLLKPVNRTDLNHALRKAVGVLEAKRKRESEFINRNITLNMSLPKLKEKMYLSIIDRSFKTQSNEAFLPLIGADGAASHFAVGLLRMLNLEQVRKERFHGDRDLLHFAVTNVMNENTDGQFESFSFASTKGEREFIAIFTMKGGYEADAAFLSLHHMKKAAATLKELFGILCAGGIGEPCRDSLSIAVSYEQAKASLDAIDLLSLKGSLIAQGRAVNPVSRDNPSLTGRMPQIRSALEGGNVNHARSILSEFIRKCQETEGFTLGEADRTLQGFLLLLGEIAAELDAMPPQIRSGKDSSLSSLGILSDFASFEQFAGVLNDIFDRYAGEISRTVAGDRSSVLENIKAYIDNHYFEDIKISMFTEQYFLSREYLMKLFKGQYGYGIHEYVQKVRMNKATALLADPALKIQDISEMLGYKDKNYFSKAFRNYYDCSPSEFRLRLPGVEK, encoded by the coding sequence ATGTATAGAGTGCTGATTATTGATGATGAGGAGCCGCTGCGCGAAGCGATTCACATTCTGGGGGATTGGGAGGGCCTCGGTGTCAGCGAGGTGCGGGAGGCGATGGACGGGAAGGCGGGCCTTGAGCTGCTGCGCCGCGAACGGTTCGATCTGGTGCTGGTTGATATGAAAATGCCGGAGCTGAGCGGAGCCGAGCTGCTGCAGATTGCCGAGCAGGAATTCCCGGAGCTGCTGCTGATTGTGATCAGCGGCTATAATGATTTCGAGTATACGCGCCAGGCTATCCGCTCGAAGGTGGTGGATTACCTGCTGAAGCCGGTGAACCGCACAGATCTTAACCATGCGCTGCGCAAGGCGGTGGGGGTGCTGGAGGCCAAGCGGAAACGGGAGAGCGAGTTCATTAACCGCAATATTACGCTCAATATGTCGCTGCCGAAGCTGAAGGAGAAGATGTATCTGTCCATCATTGACCGGAGCTTCAAGACCCAGTCCAATGAGGCCTTTCTCCCGCTGATCGGGGCGGACGGGGCGGCCAGCCACTTCGCTGTCGGCCTGCTGCGGATGCTTAATCTGGAACAGGTACGTAAGGAAAGATTCCATGGGGACCGGGATCTGCTGCATTTTGCCGTAACGAATGTCATGAACGAGAACACGGACGGGCAGTTCGAGTCGTTCAGCTTCGCCAGCACCAAGGGGGAGCGCGAATTCATTGCCATCTTCACCATGAAGGGCGGTTATGAAGCAGATGCGGCCTTCCTGTCGCTGCACCATATGAAGAAAGCAGCCGCTACCTTGAAGGAGCTGTTCGGAATCCTCTGTGCAGGCGGAATCGGGGAGCCTTGCCGCGATTCGCTCAGCATTGCCGTCTCCTATGAGCAGGCCAAAGCCTCACTAGATGCGATTGACCTGCTCAGTCTGAAGGGCAGCCTGATCGCACAAGGCAGAGCAGTGAATCCGGTATCGCGGGATAATCCCTCCCTGACCGGGAGGATGCCGCAGATCCGCAGCGCGCTGGAGGGCGGGAATGTGAACCATGCCCGCAGCATCCTCAGCGAGTTCATCCGCAAATGCCAGGAGACGGAAGGCTTCACGCTCGGGGAGGCGGACCGGACGCTACAGGGCTTTCTTTTGCTGCTGGGCGAGATTGCTGCAGAGCTGGATGCTATGCCGCCGCAGATCCGCAGCGGGAAGGACAGCAGCCTGTCATCCCTGGGCATCCTTAGCGACTTCGCCTCCTTTGAGCAGTTTGCCGGCGTGCTTAACGATATCTTCGACCGTTATGCGGGTGAGATCAGCCGGACGGTAGCCGGAGACCGCAGCAGTGTGCTGGAGAATATTAAGGCGTATATTGATAACCATTATTTCGAGGATATTAAGATATCGATGTTCACGGAACAATATTTCCTGAGCAGAGAGTATCTGATGAAGCTGTTCAAGGGACAATACGGCTACGGCATTCACGAGTATGTGCAAAAGGTAAGGATGAACAAAGCCACAGCACTGCTGGCCGATCCTGCCCTCAAAATTCAGGATATCTCTGAAATGCTGGGGTATAAGGACAAGAACTATTTCAGCAAGGCATTCCGCAATTACTATGATTGCTCCCCTTCTGAATTCCGGCTGCGGCTGCCAGGGGTAGAAAAGTGA
- a CDS encoding cache domain-containing sensor histidine kinase: MRKVWVKLIEPLLARVSRRLANKLILLFTIIIILVVSSLTYISYSMLQRESVDNSIASTSNNLLLVGRNLESYLSGIEQLSLPQISYDEFNYALLHESEDYSSRMYVEDYLRNLYFSRNDLEAVYLYVIKEQKYYYVTKENYNITVRVSEHPPIDDLPWYKRALKSPYNRSYQSFVEEQPASVNSADYPVNRGKVFMGYHRLIRSIVSREPQAVLSLYLNSSVTDEIMRDIPFSTGEHLMYISPDGEPFKVDDKEFYRESKEAGLAKLLTPEQKGRVTWPGKGQKYLVIYDISQKEGWKLVKPIPYTQIYEAATTTRTLSVAIGLLFLIVSVVLVSFTSNRITHPLKNLSLQMQRFSTGSFDAQATVAGKDEIAYLSRHFNKMVEKTNELINERYKMKIVEKNAVLKALEAEINPHFLYNALQAISTKALKNNNDDIVEMVDNLALTLRYCISGKDVVQAREELRHIERYLALQKARFGNRMQVVYAWDESLMELRIPKLSLQTLVENCIKHALEKVSNTVTITIEAHITGTHSVISVLDDGPGISGERLEQVLSSLQMQWEDRAADTAEEDGMESIGLKNLNTRLKLLYGDESGLVIHSTEQGTRMDMRLPRGGVGQHV, from the coding sequence ATGAGAAAAGTGTGGGTTAAGCTGATCGAGCCTTTACTGGCGCGGGTGTCCCGCCGCCTGGCTAACAAGCTGATTCTGTTGTTTACGATTATCATCATCCTGGTGGTCAGTTCACTCACCTACATATCCTATAGCATGCTGCAGCGGGAATCGGTCGATAACAGCATTGCTAGTACCAGCAATAACCTGCTCCTGGTCGGACGGAATCTGGAGAGTTATCTGAGCGGGATTGAGCAATTGTCTCTGCCGCAGATCTCCTACGATGAGTTCAATTATGCGCTTTTGCATGAATCGGAAGACTACAGCTCCCGGATGTACGTGGAGGATTATCTGCGGAATTTGTATTTTTCACGCAATGATCTGGAGGCGGTCTACCTCTATGTAATCAAGGAGCAGAAGTATTATTATGTCACCAAGGAGAACTATAACATCACCGTCCGGGTATCCGAGCATCCGCCTATTGATGACCTGCCGTGGTATAAGCGGGCGCTTAAGAGTCCGTATAACCGTTCCTATCAGTCGTTCGTGGAGGAGCAGCCGGCCAGCGTGAACAGCGCCGATTACCCCGTTAACCGGGGCAAGGTGTTCATGGGCTATCACCGTCTGATCCGCTCCATCGTGTCACGCGAGCCGCAGGCGGTATTATCGCTATATTTGAACTCATCCGTGACCGATGAGATTATGCGGGATATCCCGTTCAGCACCGGAGAGCATCTGATGTATATCAGCCCGGACGGGGAGCCCTTCAAGGTGGATGACAAGGAATTCTACCGGGAGAGCAAGGAGGCGGGACTGGCGAAGCTGCTGACACCGGAGCAGAAGGGGCGCGTAACCTGGCCCGGCAAGGGGCAGAAATACCTCGTAATCTACGATATCAGCCAAAAGGAAGGCTGGAAGCTCGTCAAGCCGATTCCCTACACCCAAATCTATGAGGCAGCGACAACGACGCGAACGTTAAGTGTGGCGATTGGCCTGCTGTTCCTGATCGTCTCTGTGGTGCTGGTCAGCTTCACCTCGAACCGGATCACCCATCCGCTGAAGAATCTGTCGCTCCAGATGCAGCGGTTCAGCACCGGGAGCTTTGATGCGCAGGCGACGGTTGCGGGCAAGGATGAGATCGCCTACCTGTCGCGCCATTTCAACAAAATGGTCGAGAAGACGAATGAGCTGATCAATGAACGCTACAAAATGAAAATTGTTGAAAAGAACGCCGTCTTAAAAGCGCTGGAGGCCGAGATTAATCCCCATTTCCTGTACAATGCACTCCAGGCGATCTCAACTAAGGCCCTCAAGAACAACAACGATGATATTGTCGAGATGGTGGACAACCTGGCCCTGACCCTGCGATACTGCATTAGCGGCAAGGATGTGGTGCAGGCAAGGGAGGAGCTGCGGCATATCGAACGTTATCTGGCGCTGCAGAAGGCGCGGTTCGGGAACCGGATGCAAGTGGTGTACGCCTGGGATGAGAGCCTGATGGAGCTGAGAATCCCCAAGCTGTCGCTCCAGACACTGGTGGAGAACTGCATCAAGCATGCGCTGGAAAAGGTATCGAATACGGTTACCATCACCATTGAGGCGCATATCACCGGCACACACAGTGTGATCTCCGTGCTGGACGATGGGCCGGGCATCAGCGGAGAACGGCTGGAGCAGGTGCTGAGCTCCCTTCAGATGCAGTGGGAGGACCGCGCAGCGGACACGGCCGAAGAGGACGGTATGGAGAGTATCGGGCTGAAGAATCTGAATACCCGGCTGAAGCTTTTGTATGGAGATGAGTCGGGTCTGGTCATTCATAGCACGGAGCAGGGAACACGAATGGATATGCGGCTGCCGCGGGGAGGAGTAGGACAACATGTATAG
- a CDS encoding carbohydrate ABC transporter permease — protein MLKTPGKRWREKFEFGIFTLPVLICIAVAFYIPFAMTIRYSMTKWNGISKHPKFVGLDNFKQIFSGDTNFSDAAWFTIKYAVLYIIIVNVLAILLAVLLDMKLRSTSWLRAAFFIPYILSLVIVGFIWKFIFMQGFNSLGESTGWAIFDLSWLGTPGLAFISILGVSIWQSIGFYLVIYIAGLQSVPEDLKEAATVDGAGPLRKFFSITLPLLAPSITISVFMALTNSIKVFDVILSLTGGGPGGTTYSIAYDIYRDTFQNNLYGYGTAKALILFLAVLAVTIIQLTVFKRREVEA, from the coding sequence ATGTTAAAAACACCCGGCAAAAGATGGCGCGAGAAATTCGAATTCGGAATCTTTACTCTCCCGGTTCTGATCTGTATCGCTGTAGCCTTCTATATTCCCTTCGCCATGACCATCCGCTATTCAATGACCAAGTGGAACGGGATTTCCAAGCACCCCAAGTTCGTCGGGCTGGATAATTTCAAACAGATCTTCTCCGGCGATACCAACTTCTCGGATGCCGCCTGGTTCACGATTAAATACGCGGTGCTCTATATTATCATAGTCAATGTGCTGGCGATTCTGCTGGCGGTGCTGCTGGACATGAAGCTGAGAAGCACCTCCTGGCTGAGAGCAGCCTTCTTCATCCCTTATATCCTCAGTCTGGTCATTGTCGGCTTCATCTGGAAGTTCATCTTCATGCAGGGCTTCAACTCGCTGGGCGAGAGCACCGGCTGGGCAATCTTCGATCTAAGCTGGCTAGGGACACCGGGACTCGCCTTCATCTCCATCCTGGGCGTATCCATCTGGCAGTCGATCGGGTTCTATCTGGTCATCTACATTGCCGGTCTGCAGTCTGTGCCTGAAGATCTCAAGGAAGCTGCTACAGTAGACGGTGCCGGACCGCTGAGAAAATTCTTCAGCATTACGCTGCCGCTGCTTGCCCCATCGATCACGATCTCTGTGTTCATGGCGCTCACCAATTCGATCAAGGTATTCGATGTCATCCTGTCACTGACCGGTGGGGGGCCCGGCGGAACTACGTATAGTATCGCTTATGATATCTACCGGGATACGTTCCAGAACAACCTGTACGGCTACGGTACAGCCAAAGCGCTCATTCTGTTCCTTGCCGTGCTTGCCGTAACGATCATCCAGCTGACCGTCTTCAAACGGAGAGAGGTAGAGGCCTAA